The Chitinophaga lutea genome contains the following window.
GTTCATCATATGCATCCTGCCGCTTATAATAAAGCATTATATATAGCCGAGAAAAAGTAAGAGGTTTAACATGCCATTCTAACCTCTTAGTCCATGAAAAATAAGTTCCTAAAAGGCGCTCATTTGTCCGAGCGCAAGTTTAAGGAGATACTAAAGCTGTTCTCCGAAGATCTGACAGCCACGCAGATAGCGAATATCAGTGGTGTCAGCAGGGTAACCATCAACAGTTACCTGAAAAAGATAAGGATGCAGATTGTCAGGTACTGTGAGTCCCTGCAGCCTGAATCTACAGCCAATGCTGCATCCTGGGTGAGCCGTGGGTACGACCATGGGCATCACGATCACGATACGGCCGTTGCGGTTAAAACTGATGTTGACCGTATTGTGCGGCCTGTGATTTTCGGTATCTACAAGCTGGAGCAAAAAGTTTTCACAGAAATCCTTCCTGACGTCAGCCGTTCCATGATCCAGGCTATTGCCCGCGGGCGTTCCGTACTGGAAACCGTCGGTAATGCCGAAAGGATCCGCCGTTTCAACGGGGTGGTGGACCTGGGCCAGTACCGCCTGTACCACATCGGTAACGGTCATCACGATGCCGACGCCGGCAAGGCGATGCTCGACGATGTGGATGGTTTCTGGGGCCTTACCAAGCACCGCCTCGCCAAATTCAAGGGACTGAACAGGAACACCGCTTACCTGCATCTGAAGGAATGCGAGTTCCGGTACAATTACAGGAACGAAGACCTGTATGCCACGTTGATCAATCTCTTGAAAACATTCCCATTAAACTTATCTTGACCGGCTTCTGACAGCAATAAGTAACAGTTGTAATTCGATGCCGGTAAGGTAGATTGGGTTACCAAAATCTGTTGCTTATGAAAAAGACATTAACAAATGCTATGATATGGTATGCATACGCCATGTCATCAAAAGAAACGATACAGCACTTAATCTCATTGCCTGACGGCGTTTCAGCACATAAAACATATTCAGTTGAAGGCAACTTCAACGACCAAAATATTCTAAAGAGTCTCGATTTAGATTTTGGTTGATGATAAGCGGGTGATAATCTTGTCGCCTGCTTTTTCTTTTTGTAACCCTCCCAATCCGCTGTGGTAGCAAATTGCAGGCGCATATCCATATACGTAAACCAGTCTTCATTTATTCATTTTTAAAATAAAATCTATGGCACCTCCAAAAAAAATTTGCGCGCATTGCGTTAAGAAATCATTAAGTGAACTATATTTGACTGTTAAAATTTCGTTAAACTACTAAATCATGCTTATGAGGAAAGGTCTAACCGCACTTTTCCTGCTCCTGATTTGCCTCTCAGGACAGGTAATGGCGCAAAGTCGAACCGTTAAAGGAAAGGTTACGGCGGCTGAAGACGGAACGCCTATTATTGGCGCCACCGTTATCGCAAAAGGTACCAATGTCGGTACCGTTACCAATGCAGAAGGTGTTTATTCCCTGAATGTTCCTGACGGCGTAGATGTGCTCGTTGTGAAGTTCATTGGTATGAAAGATACAGAAGCCAAAATCAACGGCGCCACAGTGAACGTTGTATTGGGCGCTGATGTAACCACCCTTACAGAAACAGTCGTAACCGCCAACGCCATCCGCAGGGACAAGCGCTCGCTGGGTTACGCTTCCCCCACCGTGAAAAACGACGAGCTGACCAAAGGTCAGAGCTCCAGCGCATTGAACGCGCTGGCCGGTAAAGTGGCCGGTGTGAACATCACCAGTACCGCATCCGCTCCGGGTAGTTCTTCCCGTATCGTACTGCGCGGTGGTTCTTCCATCACCGGTAACAACCAGGCCCTGATCGTTGTGGATGGTGTGCCCATCGACAACTCCAGCATCATCGGCGGCGGAGACAGCCGTTCTTCCATCGACTTCGGTAACCGCGGCAACGATATCAACCCTGACGATATTGAGTCCATGACGATCCTGAAAGGCCCCGCTGCAGCTGCGCTGTACGGTTCCCGCGCATCCAACGGCGCCGTGATCATCACTACCAAATCAGGCAAAAAAGGCGATAACAAGAAGAACGAGGTTACGTTCAACAGTTCCGTTACCATGTCCAACATCCTGAAACTGCCTACGTTCCAGAATGAATACGGACAGGGCGGCCACGGTACGCCCGACCCCCGTGAAAACTTCAGCTGGGGGCCCAAACTCGACGGGTCCATGCAGGAGTGGGGCCAGTCCATCAACGGCGTGCGCCTCAAAAAACCGTATGTTGCCCAGCCCGACAACGTGAAGAAATTCTTCGACCTCGGCGTGGCTACCAACAACAACCTCTCCCTGTCCGGCGCCACCGACAAAACCACTTATTACCTTTCACTGAACGCGCTTAACTCCGACGGAGTAATGCCCGGCAGCACCGACCGGTATAATAAATACAGCCTGCGTTTCAACGGTAGCACCGAGCTGACCAACAAGATCACGACCAGCATCGGCGTGAACTACAGCCGTGTCAACAGCAGCATGATCCAGGGCGGTCAGGGCGACGGTTCCGTATACGACAACGTACTGCAGACCGCGCGTGATATTCCCCTGGATAAAATGGGCGACCTGAACAATCCTTACTACAGCTTCGGCGGTTTCTTCGACGAAGAAGGTAATGAGCTCTATGGTTTCTATGGTTCTTACACCACCAACCCGTATTACATCCTGAAAAATTTCAGGAACGAAAATATCGTTGACCGTGTGACCGGTAACTTCACCATCAACTACAAACCGCTTGACTGGTTGACGTTTACCGAAAGACTGGGCGGCGACATCTATTCCGACCAGCGTAAAACCAAGGTGCCGAAATACAACTACATTTCCTGGGGCACCAACAACGGTTACCGTCAGAACGACCAGACCAACGGTGGTGCTTACGGCGAAAGCCAGTTCAACGTGAGCGACATTACGCACGACTTCATGGTGAACATGAAAAAAGATTTCAGCAAAGACTTCACTGCGAGCCTGTTGCTCGGCAACAACGTGCGCCAGCGTGTATTTAACCAGCTGGAGGCCGTGACCAACTCCGCCGGCGGCCTGATTGTACCGAACTGGTATAACCTCGGCAACAGCAATGGTCCCGTTGAAAGCCTGAACTTCTACAGCAAACGCCGCCTGGTAGGCCTGTATGCTGAGCTGAGCCTGGCTTACAGGAACATGCTCTTCCTGGGTGCTACCGCGCGTAACGACTGGTCGTCCACACTGCCCAAAGGAAGAAACTCCTTCTTCTATCCGAGCGTGAACGGTGCGTTCGTGTTTACCGAACTGATGAAGGATTCCAGAATCTCCGAATTCCTGAACTATGGTAAAATCCGCGCCAGCTGGGCTTCTGTAGGTAACGATGCAGATCCTTACCTGCTGAAATCCTACTACTCCAAAGCAGTAGTGGCCGGTGGTTTCAGCTCCACCATTTTCCCGCTGAACGGCATTCCCGGCCTGAGCCTGGATAACGTGATCGGTAACCCCAACCTGAAACCGGAGATCACCACCGCGTTCGAGGTAGGTACCGAACTGGCCTTC
Protein-coding sequences here:
- a CDS encoding SusC/RagA family TonB-linked outer membrane protein; amino-acid sequence: MRKGLTALFLLLICLSGQVMAQSRTVKGKVTAAEDGTPIIGATVIAKGTNVGTVTNAEGVYSLNVPDGVDVLVVKFIGMKDTEAKINGATVNVVLGADVTTLTETVVTANAIRRDKRSLGYASPTVKNDELTKGQSSSALNALAGKVAGVNITSTASAPGSSSRIVLRGGSSITGNNQALIVVDGVPIDNSSIIGGGDSRSSIDFGNRGNDINPDDIESMTILKGPAAAALYGSRASNGAVIITTKSGKKGDNKKNEVTFNSSVTMSNILKLPTFQNEYGQGGHGTPDPRENFSWGPKLDGSMQEWGQSINGVRLKKPYVAQPDNVKKFFDLGVATNNNLSLSGATDKTTYYLSLNALNSDGVMPGSTDRYNKYSLRFNGSTELTNKITTSIGVNYSRVNSSMIQGGQGDGSVYDNVLQTARDIPLDKMGDLNNPYYSFGGFFDEEGNELYGFYGSYTTNPYYILKNFRNENIVDRVTGNFTINYKPLDWLTFTERLGGDIYSDQRKTKVPKYNYISWGTNNGYRQNDQTNGGAYGESQFNVSDITHDFMVNMKKDFSKDFTASLLLGNNVRQRVFNQLEAVTNSAGGLIVPNWYNLGNSNGPVESLNFYSKRRLVGLYAELSLAYRNMLFLGATARNDWSSTLPKGRNSFFYPSVNGAFVFTELMKDSRISEFLNYGKIRASWASVGNDADPYLLKSYYSKAVVAGGFSSTIFPLNGIPGLSLDNVIGNPNLKPEITTAFEVGTELAFWDNRASIDFSYYQNKSKDQILAIPTPASIGFTSKVTNTGVVENKGIELAARVTPIRTASGFTWELFGTYTRNKNTVVSLDNGVEQIVIGGFGGMSIVAAVGKPYGTFYAEDVLRDEQGRIVINNDGGTNLPLLTDQAQYLGSYNPKYQASWGTNLSYKGISFSVLFDTKQGGKFFSRTKDILGFVGATPETSEFGRQPYVLPNSVYLENGKYVPNTSVKTDMESWYTNQLDPSGTKVIDASYVKLREISLSYRLPKSLLSRTALGDATVGVFGNNLFLWTPKQNSFADPEINSGGAGNEQGFDFTAQPSLRNFGVNLKVSF